The following are encoded together in the Methylorubrum sp. B1-46 genome:
- a CDS encoding methyl-accepting chemotaxis protein, which translates to MSPVSLSIGKRILLGFVAASLIVAALGAYALRQIGSVRDMTDLIVTRDVGVLRQLDDLGNVARNMGLVRRNAVIAVLTQGQGQSAQARQDDFLGSWRQNVAELDRLLATITGEVKEFQSGALSAERVVAWGRLATVMTETAEAFRAVRIASEQQLRAVDGRDIATVEGKNEEVNRLHDGLLRSIANARTALDGVIGAGQRSVSEIYRNSILSVAITVAASVLLSILVTVLISRAVVRPLEDVMRFVAQIGEGDLTGRLNRTGNDEIGRLGDTLNRMVAGLSDLARTNRAATADLNAAAAEIRASAQEQAASVEEQFAAVQETAATVDEITHSGAQISKRATEVIATAQAAAQTARSGLRAATDTAKAMESIREQGEAVAGNIVALSEKTQAIGEIIVTVNDISERTHLLALNAAIEAAAAGESGRSFAIVASEMKLLADQAKGATAQVRGILGEIQRGINASVMLTEEAVKRAAAGKNRTDSTVRTIEEMAARVEEGVQTFQQIVASTNQQQLGIEQVMGALQNIRQASQQTAAGTREVETASANLTELAQGLMALAERYRL; encoded by the coding sequence ATGTCACCCGTGTCGCTCTCGATCGGAAAACGCATCCTCCTCGGCTTCGTGGCGGCCAGCCTGATCGTGGCGGCTCTGGGCGCCTACGCCCTGCGTCAGATCGGCAGCGTGCGCGACATGACCGACCTAATCGTCACCCGCGACGTCGGCGTGCTGCGCCAGCTCGACGATCTCGGCAACGTCGCACGCAACATGGGTCTCGTGCGCCGCAACGCGGTGATCGCCGTCCTGACGCAAGGACAGGGACAATCGGCGCAGGCCCGGCAGGATGATTTCCTGGGAAGCTGGCGCCAGAACGTGGCGGAACTGGACCGGCTCCTCGCCACCATCACCGGAGAGGTGAAGGAATTCCAATCCGGTGCGCTCTCGGCGGAGCGCGTCGTGGCCTGGGGCCGCCTCGCCACCGTGATGACCGAGACCGCCGAAGCCTTCCGCGCGGTCCGCATCGCGAGCGAGCAGCAGTTGCGCGCGGTGGACGGCCGCGACATCGCCACGGTCGAGGGCAAGAACGAAGAGGTCAACCGGCTCCACGATGGATTGCTGCGCAGCATCGCCAACGCCCGCACGGCTCTCGACGGCGTCATCGGCGCGGGCCAGCGCAGCGTCAGCGAGATCTACCGCAACAGCATCCTCTCGGTCGCCATCACCGTCGCCGCCTCGGTCCTGCTCTCGATCCTGGTGACGGTGCTGATCAGCCGCGCGGTGGTGCGCCCCCTGGAGGACGTGATGCGCTTCGTCGCGCAGATCGGCGAGGGCGACCTGACCGGCCGCCTGAACCGCACGGGCAACGACGAGATCGGCCGGCTCGGCGACACGCTGAACCGCATGGTCGCGGGCCTGTCCGACCTCGCCCGCACCAACCGCGCGGCGACCGCCGACCTCAACGCGGCCGCCGCCGAAATCCGGGCCTCGGCTCAGGAGCAGGCGGCGAGCGTCGAGGAGCAATTCGCGGCCGTGCAGGAGACCGCGGCGACGGTCGACGAGATCACCCACTCGGGGGCGCAGATCTCGAAGCGGGCGACCGAGGTCATCGCCACCGCCCAGGCCGCGGCGCAGACCGCCCGCTCGGGCCTGCGCGCGGCCACCGACACCGCCAAGGCCATGGAATCGATCCGCGAACAGGGCGAGGCGGTCGCCGGCAACATCGTCGCGCTCTCCGAGAAGACCCAGGCGATCGGCGAAATCATCGTCACCGTCAACGACATCTCCGAGCGCACCCACCTGCTCGCCCTCAACGCCGCCATCGAGGCGGCTGCGGCGGGCGAGAGCGGGCGCAGCTTCGCCATCGTCGCCTCCGAGATGAAGCTGCTCGCCGACCAAGCGAAGGGCGCCACCGCGCAGGTGCGCGGCATCCTCGGTGAGATCCAGCGCGGCATCAACGCCTCGGTGATGCTGACAGAGGAGGCGGTGAAGCGCGCGGCAGCGGGCAAGAACCGCACCGATTCCACCGTCCGCACCATCGAGGAGATGGCCGCGCGGGTGGAGGAGGGCGTGCAGACCTTCCAGCAGATCGTGGCCTCGACCAACCAGCAGCAGCTCGGGATCGAGCAGGTGATGGGTGCGCTGCAGAACATCCGGCAGGCGAGCCAGCAGACGGCCGCCGGCACACGCGAGGTCGAGACGGCCTCGGCGAACCTGACGGAACTGGCGCAGGGCCTGATGGCGCTGGCCGAGCGCTACCGGCTCTAG
- a CDS encoding chemotaxis protein CheW, with product MKIGLTAGADPKARHAALLDARAAALAARRAGEEETVETAAYLVCACGPERYGLSLAAVAGVALERPCTGLPGAPPALKGITAVSGAIVSVLDLASCLGLGTKGEDETGHVVRLRVQEPPVALAVDRALGIAHIDAALARPTARPESLGRGPLSGYAPPGSDRTGDIREGFSLVDLPALLARFTT from the coding sequence ATGAAGATCGGCCTGACCGCCGGAGCGGACCCGAAGGCGCGCCACGCCGCGCTGCTCGACGCGCGCGCCGCCGCGCTCGCCGCACGCCGGGCGGGCGAGGAGGAGACGGTCGAGACCGCCGCCTACCTCGTCTGCGCCTGCGGGCCGGAGCGTTACGGGCTGTCGCTGGCGGCGGTCGCGGGCGTCGCCCTCGAGCGACCCTGCACCGGCCTGCCCGGCGCGCCGCCGGCGCTGAAGGGCATCACCGCCGTGTCGGGCGCGATCGTCAGCGTGCTCGACCTCGCCTCCTGCCTCGGGCTCGGAACGAAAGGCGAGGACGAGACCGGCCACGTGGTGCGCCTGCGCGTGCAGGAGCCGCCAGTGGCGCTCGCCGTCGATCGCGCGCTCGGTATCGCGCACATCGACGCCGCGCTGGCACGGCCGACAGCCAGACCGGAAAGTTTGGGACGCGGCCCGCTTTCGGGCTATGCACCGCCCGGCTCGGACAGGACGGGCGACATCCGCGAGGGATTCTCCCTCGTCGATCTACCGGCCCTGCTCGCCCGCTTCACAACTTGA